DNA from Sulfodiicoccus acidiphilus:
TCAGAGCCCACCTTCGATCCCACGCGGGTTAGCGAGGACTACTCTAGGCGTTACCTCAAAATGTTGACCCAGGTGAGCCTTAATTAGCTAGGGTATCTCCAACACCCAGGGGGTATCGTTTCTTCTCTCCGATAGGGGCGTTGTTCCTTGCTTTAAACGTTAGAGACGAACATCTAGGTAGTCCCACTGACCCGAAAATCTTAAACACTCTTCAGTATAAACTCGGCTTCACGTCGTCTACCGCCTGACGGTGCTGGATTTGTAACTCAGCAACTCCTTTACTGAATTAAGGGAAAAATGTTAGACCAGTGGATTTTGCCTTCATTCGCCCACGTCCTTATCCCCGGCTTGCGGACCTGACCATTTCCTGTACAGGTTGTGCTCCACCCCAAACATATCTAGGACCCTACCCACAACCTGGTCGACCAATTGTTGCATTGTTGTGGGCCTGTGATAGAACGCTGGAGATGCGGGCATTATTATGGCACCCGCTCTGGCAGCTATGTACATGTTCCTAATGTGTATGAGGTTGTAGGGAGTCTCCCTCACCACAAGCACCAGCGGCCTCCTTTCCTTCAGTGTAACGTCGGCTGCTCTGAGGACTAGGTTGTCAGAGTACCCAGACGCCACCCCGGCCAACGTCTTCATACTGCAGGGTATAATCACCATGCCGTCCGTCCTGAACGAGCCGCTAGAGATGGCGGCCGACACGTCCCTGAAGTTGTACTTCCGGGAGGCCAACGAC
Protein-coding regions in this window:
- a CDS encoding UbiX family flavin prenyltransferase; translation: MTRRLVVGVTGGSGPIYAVRLLEELKKRDVETHLILSPSAALTIKLETDYTVDYVESLASRKYNFRDVSAAISSGSFRTDGMVIIPCSMKTLAGVASGYSDNLVLRAADVTLKERRPLVLVVRETPYNLIHIRNMYIAARAGAIIMPASPAFYHRPTTMQQLVDQVVGRVLDMFGVEHNLYRKWSGPQAGDKDVGE